Below is a genomic region from Halictus rubicundus isolate RS-2024b chromosome 11, iyHalRubi1_principal, whole genome shotgun sequence.
gttttacacgtcgccatcttgaaatttcaaatgtcagtgtcacacgatgaaacgaaaaggttagaaatacatgattatgacaggacgtgcaaatatgcaagtaatgaaatatgtaatagatatttcaatactttaattcatattagatgttaaaatcttattgctatttatgcgatataaactaTACATGTGATATACATAGGCATAGACTATAGCCCGCAATCTAGACgtaaccactaaaacgaaatttcagtcgactaaaaactatcgactaaatattcgatagtaCGTAGTAACTACatagtaattagtcgatagttgaatttagtcgataatgcccaaCACTATATGCGGGAAACGTACGTTTCATGTGGACGCGCATTGATATTTTCTCGTGGGAACGCGGCTTGCGGCCGACACACGTGTTGCGTATGCGTATACACACGCGCGCATCACCTGTGGTGCGGTCAGAAGGCTGGCCACAACAGCAGAGAAAAAGTTGTACTTACCGATGGCTGTCATCGCTTTTTCTGACAGATGTTTTTACGTGCCCTATTACGCGAATTCTGCCTTATCCAAACATATTCCAGTGATAATCTGTTCTTCGCGCCTTCAGTAAACCCGATCTTATCGCGATAAACAGGGCGACGTCGCGGGGTGCGCTCGTTTCAGTTTTGAAGGGTGCGTCATCGGAATTCCAAGGATCACGATCACTCGGGAGAGATCATCAGGGAGACTGAACACGGacagaaagaaagaataaaagaacTGTGGACGGGAACACGTGAAAACGAGAGGGACTGAAAAGCAAAGGGTATGGCGAAGACATACGATTATTTGTTCAAGTTGTTACTGATTGGTGACTCAGGGGTCGGCAAGACGTGCGTCCTCTTCAGGTTCTCCGAAGATGCTTTCAATACGACCTTCATCTCAACCATTGGTAAGTATCCTTCGCTTTTTTCCCCCCCGACCTTTTTTTCTCTCGACCGTTTTGTCTTCCCATTTATTTTCGTGCTCTTTTCACCGCCAATTAACCGATCCTGGGAAGGAGAACACGCTCGCGTATCCATGAATATGCTTTTCTAGCTGATTTTCGGTTACCCAAATTTATTAGACGACAGACTGATGATCGGACTCGGTACCTCTCAATAAGTCTACTTTTTTATGGTTGTCTACTTTTATTTGTGTTCTTAACTGGTTTAGCTCGAAAATGCACACTTTTATCTTGCAATGTGATTCGTTGACTCAACATTCGGACAATTCACAATATTCGATTTTGGAGGTAAAAGTTTAATGACCAAATTGTATGCCTTCAAGTAAATAGTCGAAAGTGTGCAACCTGTTACATCTTTTAGCCTTTGCTGTGCCAGAAATGTGTTTATGCTTTTTTTTGTGTACACTATAGTTCGAACAGAATTTGAAAACATGAGAATGTTTATGAAAATAGCATTTGCTTCgtgcaatttatttattattataaattaaatgtatagaaaatatttccaattattagtaatttatattcgaattttaattcttattaataattttattatttgtttataCGCGCTTACACGTGTATACGTGAGCATATAAAGTTTTCTAAGTAGGTAGATATTAATAGTACATATTTGTTGGTTTACAATCGAAAGATATTTGACGTTGTCTATGCTTCTATAATAATTTGTACATTATCTacttatttataaattattattgatatGCCAATATTTACATATATACTGTACAACATGAGTAAACAAAAGATCTAGCACCTATTTTGTTGGTAATTACATAAAGAtagaaacatatatatatatatatatatatatatatctatttgTTCCTTTATTGTAATTAGTCTACGAATATCTATTCAAATTCGTATCATTATAAATCTACAAATAAGTGATTAAACAGAAATTCATTATGTTTATTCTGTATAGCATGTAAAATAACATAtacaaatgtataaaaaaaCATAATTGTAATCATAATTGTTCAGATACAATTTTCTTGAGTATTTGAGCTACAAgtttatttctcgttttcaggaattgattttaaaataagaaCGATAGAATTAGATGGCAAGAAAATAAAACTACAGATATGGTAAGTATTGTATTGCATGAATCAGAaagtaaaatcattttcaaatcatagaaaaaattattgtattaaTTCAAAAGTTAATTGAATGGTTAAAAATGAGGAATCATATATGCTATTGTATACACATTTTTCTGAATGTTTTAAAGGGATACAGCCGGCCAAGAAAGGTTTCGTACAATAACTACAGCGTACTATCGTGGTGCAATGGGGATAATGCTAGTTTATGACGTGACCAATGAGAAGAGCTTtgagaatataaaaaattggatTAGGAACATTGAGGAGAATGCATCGGCAGATGTTGAAAAAATGCTGCTGGCCAACAAGTGTGAGCTCACAGAAAAGCGACAGGTATCGAAGGAGCGGGGAGAACAACTAGCTGTCGAGTATGGAATCAAGTTCATGGAAACCTCTGCCAAGTCCAGCATTAATGTTGAAGAGGCATTTTACACTCTTGCACGAGACATTAAAGCCAAAATGGAAAAGAAACTGGtaaatacttttaaaaaatatagtattgttCTTTACGTTTATTGAAAAGATTTAGAATTCCATAAAATAGTAAAGAAAATAGTTTATCTatataaagaaagaaagaaatcaatACCTACCgcgttttaaaataataaattagattATTATTAGCCTTCCAGTAATAGTaatcactagacagcggatttcatgcatttacggCAAAAATATCTGCTGTTTAGTAAccacatgaaaaattaattccaaTTTTATCTTCCGTAGGAAAAAGTAAATGCTAAATTGAGTATCAGttttaaattttgttattaaaatgTGCTTTAGTAATGTAAAtaacattttcaataaaaaattaattgaattcaaatgtaacaaaaatttaaagCTGAGCATAACAAATCTTGAAACAATGCATGGTAACATTAGATACAATATTACAATTCTTCACAGAAAAGTACTTTCTTCTTTACTATCTCTTCTCGTCTTTTCTGTCTCTTTTGCTGTAAAGTCACTTCCGGTTTATCAAACAGCACCAGTTTTTATTATGTGAGATGGCGAGTATAACACTTCAGTCTTTGAAGTTAATAAAACTGCTGATGTCAAACATGGTGGGTGTAATCAATATTCAACACCTATATACAAATCTATAGGTGTGGCTCGTATAAATATTATGGATGTGTTAAATCACTCGTAGATACATGCACAGAAATATCAtagaatttttatgataaataaaataaataatagtgtATATTGTTTATCATATTGCTGGAAGGTTAAAAAGCCAAAGTACATTATTAAACTATTGTACAGGATATAAGAAATGCAAGTGTATTTCGCGTAGTCTACTTTGAAGATAAATATAGAATTTAATCGAATCACTTGCTGATGTTAAAAGCGATGTAACAATCTATTTTTATCTACGTGTAATTTAGTTGCTTTTACAGATTTGTTATAGCAAATAGTTTTACATTGATTAACCACCACTTTTTTTGTTTCCTGTGTCTGTTTCTCTGTGTTTGGTGCTGGTCGGTCTCTGCAGAAGGTAACTTTTCCCCCTCTCTATGTACTTTGTTTTGCATACCTTTTTGAAGTTTGATTATTTATATTGCTGAACGCTGTGTCAGGTTATGAGAAATTGTCTCCCATTAATTGATATAATTAATCgcgtattattttttattgtgaaCTAACGTGTTACATTTCTTTTGAGTTAATATGTTCTAATTGAATGTAAGCAGTAGTTGTATAGAAGCGTGGACAAATTTTAGAATGAAGTAATTTTTGTGtatactgtgattaataatgTGGTTATATGTAAACAGCCTAACATGTACGTTCGATTTGACTTAATTCAGCAATTTATGTAATCAAGAAATCTCTCGTTTTCCCAAAGTATCACTTTACCAAAATAATCATGGTGCATTGGATTGAGCTTCAACAAAATAAAACCTGACACCattatgtaatattttttgtaattttatgtcTGCCTTGTCTTATATAATCACACGTATGCTAGCAATTTATGTATGCATGTACTAATACAACAAACATACTGGCCATTGCTTTCGATATTTATCCATGAACTTTCCATTAACAATGTTACTCTTACACGGACAAATTATTTCTGCTTACTCTCACTTTTCTTAACGTTTTTCCTCAAATGTAACCTTTGTCACTAACAAGAAAAAGAGGAATGTCTGTAATCATGCTATGACAGCTCTTTCATCAGATTGAGTCATGAAAAAGTGTAATGCCTTAAATATTCCTTACGGATTTGGAAATCTACTCGCGCAAGACAAATGTAATATCATACGGCATTcccattatttttttatcacaCTTCATATTATTGAATCCTCCGAAATAATTGGGAAACATTTCCATTCATAAATATAAACAATGCATTATATTTTACTGTTGTATTTGTATGATAATTAGAGGTATCCGCGAACCCGAAAGTGTCGGGTCGAGAATTTGATTCGGGATTGGGATTCGGGATTCGAagatttcgagattcccgaccATTTTTGGGATTTCCCAGAATTTTCGGGATTATTCTCAGGATTCTCAAGTATATTGAaattcccgaaattttcgagaacccgtccCTATCCCGGCTAAAATTCTCGACCTGTTCCGACCCGATTTTCGGATTTTCGCAcacatttaataataatattgttcaACACATATTGCGTCTTCAAAATTTCTACATCTTTCGTGtatactttaaaaaaaaagcgATGCAAATCTTTTGAAAATGTTTTGCCTTAATAGTAACAGTTGTGTAATTACGTGAAGTGTTGAGATTTGTTGAACAGTGTAATATGTTGTACCAAGTTGTTTAACCTATTCGCGTCGTAATGAAAAATggagaataatttttttaaataacgccAACTCACAGTGTCATTTAAGAAGACAGTGTGCTCTGATAAtaactacactgcggattttatgcatttatggcaaaaacgagttggtgcaatttaaaacagtaaagaaattaaaaacatCTAAGAACATCGGTATATTATTTACGGTTTATTTAGATCATtaaaggaaaatattaattttaatacgtTTTCTGGTGCTAtcgattcaaatttttattttctctgacgatccacagtctaataatagcAAACAGAAAAATAGTGCATACTCTAATGATACGAATGGGTTAATTGTGATATTGAATGTTGTGTTTGCTTGGAGATACGATGTTGACCGTTGTAATTGTGTTGGAACAGGAGGCATCAAATCCACCAAAGGGAGGCGGACACCAGTTGAAAGCATCCGAGCCACAGAGGAAGCCACCAAGTTGGCTCGCACGATGCTCTATACTCTGACCCTTTGGCCGGCATTACCTTGACCGTCACCTTTTACTCTTCACCTTCGGTCTCCTTCGCTCGCTTCACGACGCGAGTGTTTCTGTGATTTTACTCCTTGATGGCCACCTTCGTTTTCCTCCGTCGCTGCCGGTCTCTCTTTTTTACTGATTACTCATAGGAGCTCTTTTTATCCTGGAGGAGAAACacacttccccccccccctctctcaatctctctctAACTATCTCTCTctcaagaaaaaaaaacggaaaaatcatatttaaggATTCTCAAAGGAAACGATCATCGCGGATTGTGATaattttttgataattttcTAAACAACGTCGAAAAAAAGCGATTTCAAAACAGAAAATCCGAAGACATGACCGTAAACATCCATTCCCCTTTGCCTAATCTCATAGAGAGTGTAATATCGGTAGCAAGGTATCCTGGGTGGTGTGATTTAAAATTTAAGACTATCCGAATCTAATCGAGTGGGAGAACGATGGACGACGACGCATGATAGAATTTATAATAATCAAAGGGGATGATTCAAATTGTTGTGACGCGATCAACGAATAATTTAGAATGTAAATCGACGCCGAATGATCTTTTCAAAATGGAACACGGTCGACGTTCTTTTTCATTGTTTGGAAGAGGACACCTGAAGCTGTAAAAATCGTTTCATTCGGGGAAGAGCGACGGTGATTGTTGACGTAAACGTTTACAGAGAATACTTCTGAAAGCAATAACATAGAAAAAGATTGTCTTTACTTGCatgctgttctttttttttcttttttttttaaacgagatGCGTTTCGACGAGTGCACAAAAAGAGATTCCGGTTGAAATCAAGTAGCGTGAAAGAAGGAACATATGAAAAGTGTACGATACTGTGCTACACACTGCGATGTTTCTCCTCCATTTCTCAAACGATCAAGGGGTATGATCGAGTTTTTTAAACACACGTCTGTATTCACTTTATTTAAACGATTTGAAGGGGGAGAGGAATTTCTCTCGTGAACCGGAAGAGAAATCCCATTCTCTTCCCTTTTATAGTAGCTCGAGgatatttgtttataacaaaaagaagaagagggtacGGATAGGTGAACAATGGGCGgtcattttttatatataaatatataaataaatatacatatatacatatacacgcgTGTTCACGCATGCACGCGCACGGGTGTGTATATatacatgtgtatatatatataatacacaTTGTCAAGTTAGCTTTTTCACCGAATCGAAGGGGAATCTTCATTAATAAACTCATTAATTAATTAGCGCAAATTCGTGACAGAGAGGACTCTTTCGATTTTCTTTCACTTATTTCCTCTTTCTATTGttgaagtaattaaaaaaaaagaagataaataagtaaaaaaggTGGAACACGGACTTCGTCTTCGTCTGAAACGCTTGTTGTAATAGTTTTTCGAGGAAACAGAcggttctctttttttttatataatatacatacgaGAAAAAGGGGTTCCGATCTGTttccacttatacttaaatatacgattattataatacattttatattAATCCTATTCGTCTTCGTTTATTGTTGAAACCCGCCTTCCCTAATTCTTCGATGACAAACGATTATTTTTATCGTCGAACTAATATCATCGTCTGCGTTATCGTTTCGTTAAGGTTTTGCAACAGCAattaatagaaatttcatttttttaatcgTACTGCTTTACTATTACAAAACCTCTGGGAGCTGTTTATTTTAACGAAATTTTTCGTAGTATTAATTCAAAAGATTATGCTTCCATTAAGTTTTTACAATTACACTAAGTAAAGATATTCGATATTAATTAACGGAGGACATTAAATTGAAAGGACAACGAATTAATAGTAAAATATTCCTTGAAGCCGTATATCACAACAATAACGTTActgtatatataaaattattaataattttttaatcattttgtaatGACGAGCTATGTAACTTTATTTAAGAATATATTATCAAGTTCAACGAACATATCACTTACCAGATGTATtaacaaattaaaataaatgttGTTAACCAACACAGCACTCGGACTGTTACTTTTCCTGATTAGCAATGTTGCAGTGTGTGCTATTGTACATGTATGTTAATTCttggaaaattttgtttatattttcttcGATCAATGCAGAGTCTTGCATTTTAGATTTCATCTCCACCAACATTTCTTTTAGctgaaatgaataaaataatagaTGATATGTTTTCTTATCGTATATTAATTACTCCATTAGACATTGCAGtgtaaattttaaaataatcattCGGCGTAGCCGCAACATGTACCTTGAAGCATAAACTTTCTATTTCCGGATGCAATTTGTCATTGTCAGATAATGATTTTGAATCATTCGTCGAGATGGTCATTAACTTGTGCTGTAGATCCTTGATCTCAGCCCTATTTTTTTGGTTTATCGCGTGGAAACAGAGACCGAACGATTGCAGGCGTTTGTTTAAACTGATTATTGTCCCCACACTTTCCAACAAGTATTTATGTTCTTTCGAAATTTTAGCGAAGTTTCTTAAACATAACAGCAacaaaaacgaataaaaatatatcaatttTCACGCATTAAAAGGTTAGGTGTACAAACTTGAAATTCTATTGAGCTAGTTAAGAGCTGgttaaattttacaatttctaACTATAAATATTATCCTACATGTCAATATGCGCAATAAGTCTCTCATTGTCGTTTCTATAATCAAGTAATGTTTTTTctaattctttttttctttgaaattccCGCTGCAATGTTTTCTGCAAGCTCTCCGCCTTAATTTTGAATTTCGCGGCTTCTGTTTGACTAGACACAGCTTCTTTTGACAAAATATTGCGCTCCTTAATTACAGTTTCGTAGTTGATTAATAGATTCGAATGATCAATTTTATGGCGTATCTTCTCTTCTTCtaaattattaattgtttcCATTGCTATATGCATACGAGCTTGTAATTCTTGCGATAGTCTTCGTTCATTTTGTAAAAGCGATTCTGTCGAACAAAGTTGCTCGCGAATCAAAAGATATTCCTTCTCTAATTTATTATAGTCGATCTGAAAGGAAGATATAAGGTATAAGGCGAGGCAGAAAAGTAATACGAAAATCATGCTCACTTTGGTTAGCTGAATTTCAGAAATCATTTCGTGAAATATCTTTTCAAAATGAGAAATATCTGGACCGTTCGATCGAatgttattcattttttttttatcacaatTGCTCACTGTTATTAATTGATAGAACTCCGTGTCGAATGTAACGTTATTGTTTTTGAAAGCGCGCTGCTAGAAATATGAATCTGTATCTCGATCGATGTAATCGATTTCTCGAACTACACAAAAATGCCGCGAactaatttgaaatttttatttgacaataaGGAATAATCATCTTCGGTTTTCTAAttattctataatatattaGATAATCAATTGAAACAACCATATACGtataagaaatatttaatttcatagAAATTGTAAATCAATATatatttgacaaaaattttgtttttttcatTATCTTAGATTAGTGGTACAGGAAAATTAATGGCTATCCATAAATTGAATATCTGATAGTAATAAAACTGTATTTGGTAGTGGTCTTGGCTGAGGACTCAGGACTGTGAATGTTTGCCTTTCCACGTCCACATTGGTGCTGCAAATAGGAAAAGCATTCTCTAAATATGCAAAATTATTCTTCGATGCTTTAATAAATATCAattcaaaaaattgtaattcTTACACGCAGACAAATCCAGCAACATTGGTTTGCACCACATCATCCTCCGGCGAATCAGCGAACGAGACTGACAGTAAATGATGAAGTAAATTAGGCCCGGGTGCAACAGCCActaattttgttaaattatcttcCGCTTTCATTCCCAGTGGCATACATGATGCAGGCAACACCGGAGCGCCAATTTTATACAACCTAGCTTCGCTCCATTTAACTTCAAAACTGTGAGGATAAAGCGGAGTTCTGGATCCATAAAAATATTCTCTAACTCCTTGATCTCTGGCCTCTATCCTTTGCGCTTGACTCCTCTCCACCACACCACCGCTTTTCGGCAGGAAAACAACTCTGACAAAATCTGGCATATCTCTAACGAGTTCATTGTAAAGTCTTTCTTGATCCAGTACCAAAATAGCATCAACTTCGAAAGCCTGAGCAGCATGAGTCAATAATTTATACCCGTCTCCTTTCACCCACCCGCAAGTGTTTATCACAATCCCAGAAACTCTAGCCTTTTTGTTAGCTTGGAGTCTATCAGAACAGACTTCTGCTAATCGTGTTACTAGGAGATTATACAGAGCAACGTTGGTTTGCGGAGATTTGTGTCCAAAGTGGAAGACTAATGGCGCTTGCTGACTAAAACCCTCAACAATGTTCGATGGACGTTCAACAAGCAGAGCTCCAACTGTACCAGGTATTGCTATGTGACCTTGGCCCACATCTAAGTCTACAAAAATAGGTCTGCGACCCATTCTGACTGCATAGTTCAGCAGAAGCCTGCAAAGCGTTGATTTTCCAACATCGCAGGGTCCTACTACCATTGTTATCGGTCCTCTAGTGTCATCCTTCTCTGCAGTTTCTCTGAGCCTTTCCATCGCAGCGTGGCAATTTAGATACAGACCCATTGGGGTCTCTTTGGCAACGTAACTGACATCGGTTTTGCCGACTAGCTCGACTGTACAACCTTGCCAGGTGAACACTGCTACCTTAGCTCCAGCGATGAATTCATACTTCTTTCCTTTCACCAGTTCTGTACCAAAGACCTCCGCTAAGCCGCTTTTCAGCTGAAAAATAATGACTAAATTTAAAACTGAAAATgggttttattttttaatgatagAAGGGAAAGATCCAGAGATTAATAAATAGTATAGAAGAATGCTAAATAACTACCTCAAGCGTAACCTTCTCATTTTTAGATTCAACTTCGAACCGCAACTCACAGTCCGGATCCAATTTGAATTCTTGCGTTTGCGCTTTTTCATCTGCCATTTTGTTAACATAAGTTACACCTGCTTATCACATTGCCTTTTCATGGAATTTATTTAACGCTTTCTCAGTGGACCAGTCTTTTTTTGACTTTTTCCTCGTATAGAATTATTTACATAGTACACCCTAACCTCAAATCAGTTTACACTATCGATGTTGCTCAAAAATCATTATCGAGATGTTTGTCGATAGCTATGGTATCGATTGTCACAAAATTGGTTAACTTATGCCACCAAAAGTACATAGGTAATTAACGTGTTGTTAACGTGGAATTAAAAAGGAcctttattaaatttatattattgattaaagtttcttTTATCAATAGATTATAGAATTGATTACTttattaaaagaaatatttaaggGGTAGAAAATAGATCTCATTTTTGTTAGGGACTTTTAGGTTGTTAGAGTGGTACGACAGATTGTTCTCACTTTATGGTGATTCTAATTTTGATCATTGCTGTACCGGTGCCACGCGTCGCGGTTCGACACAACCTTAAACGTCACAATAATTACAAAAATGACGATGTTTACGGTAATTGGCAAGTTCTGGAACGAATATACGAAAACCACGCCGAAGAAGCTTAAGATAATAGATGCTTACCTATTTTATGTGTTCCTAACCGGTGTCATACAATTCGTTTACTGCTGTCTTGTTGGAACGTTCCCGTTCAACAGCTTTCTCAGTGGATTTATTTCCTGTGTTTCCTGCTTCGTCCTCGGaggtattttattaattataattcatACTCCAACCGATAAGCTCATACTCCTATCGTTGTATAGATTTATAGATTGCTCAGATCAATTATCAAGCTTAGATTTACTATCAATATGTCTGACAATCTCTCCTATTATATTGGTCAACATAGTTATCAATTGTAGTATTAAAcgcataattttttcatttgataaATTATCGGTTCATACTTTTTGTTACAGTGTGCTTACGACTACAAGTGAATCCACAGAATAAAAGCCAGTTTCATGGGATAAGTCCTGAGAGGGGATTCGCAGATTTCATATTCGCACACATTATTCTGCACATTG
It encodes:
- the Dad1 gene encoding dolichyl-diphosphooligosaccharide--protein glycosyltransferase subunit, with the translated sequence MTMFTVIGKFWNEYTKTTPKKLKIIDAYLFYVFLTGVIQFVYCCLVGTFPFNSFLSGFISCVSCFVLGVCLRLQVNPQNKSQFHGISPERGFADFIFAHIILHIVVMNFIG
- the Cbc gene encoding protein CLP1 homolog; translated protein: MADEKAQTQEFKLDPDCELRFEVESKNEKVTLELKSGLAEVFGTELVKGKKYEFIAGAKVAVFTWQGCTVELVGKTDVSYVAKETPMGLYLNCHAAMERLRETAEKDDTRGPITMVVGPCDVGKSTLCRLLLNYAVRMGRRPIFVDLDVGQGHIAIPGTVGALLVERPSNIVEGFSQQAPLVFHFGHKSPQTNVALYNLLVTRLAEVCSDRLQANKKARVSGIVINTCGWVKGDGYKLLTHAAQAFEVDAILVLDQERLYNELVRDMPDFVRVVFLPKSGGVVERSQAQRIEARDQGVREYFYGSRTPLYPHSFEVKWSEARLYKIGAPVLPASCMPLGMKAEDNLTKLVAVAPGPNLLHHLLSVSFADSPEDDVVQTNVAGFVCVTNVDVERQTFTVLSPQPRPLPNTVLLLSDIQFMDSH
- the Rab8 gene encoding RAS oncogene family member Rab8 codes for the protein MAKTYDYLFKLLLIGDSGVGKTCVLFRFSEDAFNTTFISTIGIDFKIRTIELDGKKIKLQIWDTAGQERFRTITTAYYRGAMGIMLVYDVTNEKSFENIKNWIRNIEENASADVEKMLLANKCELTEKRQVSKERGEQLAVEYGIKFMETSAKSSINVEEAFYTLARDIKAKMEKKLEASNPPKGGGHQLKASEPQRKPPSWLARCSIL